A single region of the Brassica rapa cultivar Chiifu-401-42 chromosome A03, CAAS_Brap_v3.01, whole genome shotgun sequence genome encodes:
- the LOC103857758 gene encoding transcription factor DIVARICATA produces MNRGIEVLSPATYLDTSNWLFQENRGTKWTHEENKKFENALAFYDKDTPDRWNKVAAMLPGKTVGDVIKQYRELEEDLSDIEAGLIPIPGYASDSFTLDWGGYDAGNNGFNMNGYYFPAAGGKRGSAARAAEHERKKGVPWTEEEHRQFLMGLKKYGKGDWRNIARNFVTTRTPTQVASHAQKYFIRQVNGGKDKRRSSIHDITTVNISDSPDAAAADSATANAPCSPPSVGGSQREASDHWEGQTTYVETAAAFYNQNVFQETLLGMSSTPYMAKLQEQSFLNASQFESYNAYLQM; encoded by the exons ATGAACAGAGGAATCGAAGTTCTGTCCCCAGCAACATACTTAGACACATCAAACTGGTTGTTCCAAGAAAACAGAGGAACTAAATGGACACATGAAGAAAACAAGAAGTTCGAAAACGCTTTAGCGTTTTACGACAAAGACACTCCCGACAGATGGAACAAAGTCGCCGCTATGCTCCCCGGAAAAACAGTCGGAGATGTGATCAAACAGTACAGAGAGCTAGAGGAAGATCTCAGCGACATCGAAGCTGGTCTTATCCCGATCCCTGGCTACGCCTCTGACTCATTCACACTAGACTGGGGAGGCTATGACGCTGGAAACAATGGGTTTAACATGAACGGATATTACTTCCCCGCCGCCGGAGGAAAGAGAGGATCCGCCGCGAGAGCAGCGGAGCATGAAAGGAAGAAAGGTGTTCCATGGACAGAAGAAGAGCACAG ACAATTTCTGATGGGTCTGAAGAAATATGGAAAAGGCGATTGGAGAAACATAGCTCGAAACTTCGTGACCACACGGACGCCAACGCAAGTCGCAAGTCATGCTCAAAAGTATTTCATAAGGCAAGTCAACGGCGGCAAAGATAAACGCCGTTCAAGCATCCATGATATCACCACCGTCAACATCTCAGACTCTCCTGATGCAGCGGCCGCTGattccgcaaccgcaaacgcccCATGCTCGCCGCCGTCAGTAGGAGGAAGCCAGCGAGAGGCGTCAGATCACTGGGAAGGTCAAACGACATACGTTGAAACAGCGGCTGCGTTTTACAATCAAAACGTGTTTCAAGAAACGCTCCTTGGAATGTCCTCAACGCCGTATATGGCCAAACTGCAGGAGCAGAGTTTTCTAAACGCATCACAATTCGAATCGTACAATGCGTATCTCCAAATGTAG